The stretch of DNA GGTAGTCCTTCTGCTTTTCAAATGCCTTGGAAAGCCCGATAAGGTAGGCTTTTGTCACCTTCATCAGCGAATCCTTCGACGGCTTTGGCGGAGGAGGTGGCGGCGGGGGCGGTGCCACAGGCTCGGCGGGTGCTTCGACAACGGGTTCCGCGTCTGTCACCACGATCGGTTCCGGCTCTGGCTCCGGTTCAGGTTCCGGCACGGTATCTTGCACAATATTTGGAATAATCTTGGCGCGAACCACCTTCTTCACGATTTTCTTGACTTCGGGCGGGGGCGGAGGTGGCTGGAGCAGTAATTGCTCCACATGAATCACCTCGGCGTCTTCGCGGGTGGTAACCACCTGCGTTCGCTTCAAGAATCCCCAGGCGTAAAAGCCCGCATGTAGCAATACGGCGATAACAATGCCAAAACAAAATACACGCCGCATCGTGAACGCGGAATAGGGATTGCGGGAGTTTGATTCAAATTCAAAATTCATTAGGTCTTATTAGAAGTAGTACTTCGCTTTCGCCCAGATTTCGCGGTTCTTGTCGTAGCCGGCAAGTTGTCCGCGCTTGCCGCCAAAGTGGTCGTAACCGAGCGAAATCATGACTTGGTCGGTAACGGCGTAGTCGCCCGAGGCGCGGCCGTAATAGCCGAGGTTGTCGATGTCGAATACGCCATAGAGCGAAAGTTTGAGCGTGTTGTTCAGCAGTTCCTTTGAAATGCGGAAGGTCATTTCAGAAGAATTCTTTTCGGCGGCCAAGTTGTGCGAATAGTCGGCGATGTACTTGTGCAAATACTGCACCATGAAAGTCCAGTTGTCACCGGCGTACCAGTCGATACCACCGAGCGCATTGAACGTGTTCTTGCGGGCGTAATCGAGGCTGTTGGCATAACCGAGTGCTTCGCCAAAGTATTCTGCGATTTCGGCACGCAGCACGAATTCGCCGATAGGCATCGACATGTCGCCACCGATCATCGTCATCGATTCATGAATGCCGTGAATGACGACAGAATCCATGCTGACGGGTTCTACGACAGAAACGGGCGACTGATTATGCGTATGGAGTGCCGAAATTGAGAAATCCAGATTCGAGAGGAAGAACGAAACTCGCGTTCCGAAGTCTCCGTTCTTGAATTTGGCATCGGGGCCTTCAGGAAAATCGAGACCCGCTTTCTCGGGCAGATTCGGACGCCAGGGATTGTCTTCGCCGAGGGGCATCTGGAAGTATCGCGGTACGGGCACGTAAACGATTTCGGCATTCGCGCGCTCGCCGGGGTACTTGATGCGAAAACCGTCAACGGCCATGCGCATGTCGTCGTAGTCGCTCGACATGAATTCGGTGTAGTCTACAGGCGAAATCAGGTCGGTGACGCGAAGCCCATCGGCGACGCCCCACACCACAATCTGGCGGCCCGCGCGAATTTCAAGAAAGTCGTTCTGGTAGTTGAAATACGCCTCTTGCAACTGCACTCCGGTGCGGTCTTCGAGAATGCTGTTGTGCACGCCGTTCAGGCTGGTGAACAAGTAGGCGTTCTCGTAATCTACGCGAAGTTCTGCGCGCAGGCGCGTCCGCGACGTTGTAAAATCGTGCGGATGCTTTGTCTGCACCGCATGATACGTATCCACGAACCCGTTGAATTGAAACGGACTTTCTTGGGCGAAGGCGGTCGCTGCCGCCATTCCGATCGCTAACCACCAGAATTTAGACATTGCTAGAGTCCTCTTTCCAAGCGCGGAACGGTGAATGTCTTTGCGTCAACCGGAATGTTGAACTTGATGTCGCCAAATTCGAGGATAGTCTTGTGGTTGGCCTGCACGTTTTCCATGGTCATCTTGCCAATGGCCCAGAAACCATCCACCTGCACGACGTTTTCGACCTTCAGCAAACGGTGCAGTTTGCCAAGCTTGTCGTAGTATTCCACCTTGGCGGCAATCAGGCAATCCTTGCGGATCCAAGAAATTTTCTTCGAGAAAATTTCGTCGCCCTTTTTCGGAACGGATTCCACAACCCAGCAGTCTATGCCATTGACTTTTTCTTCGCGCACGAATGTATGCGTGTCTTCGTCAATGTTGCGCTGACCCACATCGTCGTAAGTGAAGTCGGAGCCCATGAAGTAATCCGTCTTGGAACTCTTTCCGCTAATGCGGCGCGTCTTTTTCATGGCGGGCAGGTAAAGCCACTTGTCGTCATCCTTGTTGATGTTGTCGTAATCGACCGTCAGGAATCCCGTGCCCTTCACGTCGTTGGGGTAGCGGAAGAACATAATCTGCTTGGTGTCCTTGCCCACGTCCATAGCAAACGAGGTGATCTTGCGTTCGCGCTTGCTGCCGCTCTTGTTTACGAGTGTCATCGAAAGTTCGGAACTACGCGTGTCGCCATCGGGGCGGTCGTGTACCTTCTGTATAATGTCGCGGCCGGTTAAAGTTTCTGCGCACACCATGGCGCTTAATGCGACAACGATTGTCGCGGCTGTTTTTGCAATTTTCATTGTCATGATTTTCTCCTATTTTCCAAAAATCTTGAATTTCTTGATCAAAAGCGGTGTTACGAACAGGTCGGCGAGCAATGCCGAGACAAGGCCGATAAACACCACGAAACCGAAGTTGAACATTTGCGTTGCCTTCGAGGTGGTAAAGCCTGCGAAGGTTGCCACCATGATGATGGTGGTCATCACGAGGGCCGGGCCCGCCGTGCGGAACACGCAGAGAATGGACTCGCGGTAATCCTTGTTGCGGTCAAATTCCACATGCCCGTGGTTGATAAAGTGAATCGTGTCATCCACCGAGAGACCGATAATCATCGGGATGAGCGTTGCGGTCATCATATCAAGCGGAATGTTGGTAAGACCGAGGTAACCGCCTACGAAAATACCCGGCGCAATGTTCGGAATCATGCCGATAAGGCCCGTGCGCACACTGCCGAAGACAATCATCAAGAGAATCGCCACAATCACCACAGAAATCAGGAACGATGTCATCTGGCCTACTTCCAGGTACTGCTGCATGGCGGTGAATTGCGGCAAGTTACCCACGGCAGTCACCTTCGCGTCCGGATAAAGCTTGCGTGCGAAATTCTGCAAGTCCTCGATTTCCTTCTGGAGTTCGTTGGAGTTGTAGCTTGAAATTTCAATCATCAGGCGGAGCTTCCTGTAATCGTAATCCATCCAGTAGCTTGCTTCGCTGCCGCCCGCGTTTTCGTAGAGCAAAAGCAGCTGAGCGACTTCTTCTTCCGTTTCGGGAATGGCGTATTTATCCTGACGGTTCTCGTTCAGCGTGCGGTCCAAATCCTTGACGATGTCAAGAATGGAGGTGGAGCGCTTGGTGAGCGGGTACTTCCCGGCATGTTCCTGCAACTGTTCTAACTTTTTCAGGTTCTCAACTTCCTTGGCCTTGTCGTTTGTACCAAAGTCAATCACCATGTCGTAAGAGTAGAAGCTTCCGATTTCGGATTCTGCCACGTAGAGCATCTTGTTCACGTATTCGACCTTGCGGCCCATGGTGCGTTCCACGTCAAAGGCGGGTTCTATCTTGGTGAGCCCGAAAACAGAAATTGCAGTTACGATGGCGAATACAATCGCAATCGGCTTGCCGTGCCCGAGAACGAATTTGCCGATAGAATCGAGAATGATTCCCATGCACGTGTCGCCGCGTTCAAGCACCTTGGCGTTCGGCTTCTTGTCTTTACCGAAACTCAGGAGAATCGGCGAAACCGTCAGCGCCACAAGCAAAATGAACGCAATCGCAATCGACGAGAGAATGCCCACGGAGCGAATCGGCTTGAGCATCACCGAAAGGAAACTGAGCAACGCGACAATCGTAGTAAGGCCCGAGAACAGCACCGACCAGCCCGTTTCACGCATCGCGTAAAGCACCGAATCCTTGCGCTTGCCCGTAAGCATCATGTTCTTGCGGAAGAAAGAATTGATGTGAATGTTGTATGCAATCGAGACGGCAAAGGCCAAAATCACGGGCACCATGATGTTGGTTACGTCCATGTAAAGGCCAAGGTAACCCACCAGGCCGAATGTCATGATGACACCCGCAAAAGTCGTAATCAGCGGAGAGACAATTCCGCGGAGCGAACGTGTCACGAGGAACATCACGATGATGGCGCAGAGAATGGTCATGATGAAAATGCGGCCCATTTCCTGACCGATGTAAGTCATCTTCTCGAAGCTCAAGTAAGGCATGCCCGTAGCGCGCGGATTCAGCGGTGCATACTTTTCCTTCGCGATGATTGCAGCCGTTTCGCGACCCGTTTTCATGTCGGGGGCTTCCGCCTTTTCACCCTTCGCTTCGCCTTCGGCCTTCCACACGGAATCTTCGGGGAAGGGGCGCAGCTTGATGTTGATGAATGCCTGCTTGCGGTCTGTTGAAATCAGTTTCTTCGCCAGTTCCGGCTTGTCGGCCAGACGCTTCTCGATTTCAGCGAGGCCCGCCTCGTCTGTCGGGATTTCTTCGGGCACAATCTGCGTGATTTCCATGCCCTCTTCGGTGCCGAGCATGTATTCCAAATCGGCAATCGAAGTTGCCTTGCCGTCGGAATACGAGAGGCTGTCGCGCAGTTCGTTCGAAAGCTCGCGCAAAAGCTTCAGGTTGTCCGGCGTTAAGATGGAATGGTCGCTTTCGACCAGCACGCCCACGAAATAGTCGTTCCCGAAAGTTTCCTTGAACTTGTCCGTTTCGACAAGCATCGGGTCGCCCTCGATAAAGTAGCTGTCCCACGAGGCCTCGACGTAGATTTTTTTCATGCCCACGACCGAAACCGCGAGCAAAACGATAAATGCCACCAGCAAAATGGTGCGGTGACCGAGCAAAAATTCGCCAAAACGGCCGAATCGCTCGTTGATTTTTTCAATGTTGATCTTTGGTAGGCTCATTGTATCCTCTTTTTTTTTGCGGTGCAAAAATAGGGACTTGGACCTAAAATTTCTACTCCAAATGGTTTTGTGAAAAACCGAACGGACTGTAAATCGTTCTGGATTCCCCGAAGTCCATTTGGAGCGGTTTTTGAGGCGTTTTTCGGCTACTTTTGGCGCATGAAAAATGCTGATTTTGTTGACCGTTTGAGCCTCGCCGAAATGGGCGAGAATCGTTGCGGGACGGTCGCTCAGATCGAGGGCGATTCCCGCTTTATTTCAAGAATTGTTTCTATCGGGCTTACGCCGGGTTCTGCCTTTACACTCCTCAAGAATGACGGACGCTCGCCGGTGCTCGTTTTTTGCCGCGATACGGTTATTGCCGTCAATCATAAGGAAAGTTCACAGATTTTTGTCAAGGTGGAATTGTAAAAATGAGCGAAATCAAGACTATTGCTTTGCTCGGACAGCCTAATTCTGGTAAATCGACGCTTTTTAACAACCTTACGGGGCTTCACCAGCGCGTGGGCAACTGGCCCGGCAAAACGGTGGAACAGGCCGAAGGTGAATTTGTTTTTGACGGTACGACATATAAAGTAATTGACCTTCCGGGCAGTTACGGGCTTTCGGCAAACTCCGAAGAAGAAGTCGTGACCCGCGACTACATTCAGAGTGGTAAGGCGGATCTCGTGTGTATTCTGGTGGATGCGTCGCAGCTGGAACGCAGCCTTTACATGCTGGCGGATTTTGTGGGCATTCGCATGCCTGTGATGCTGGTGCTCAACATGATGGATGTGGCCGAAGCGGCGGGCAAGAAGATTGACGTGGCTGCGATTGAAAAGCGCCTCGGCGTTCCGGTGCTTGGTTTTAGCGCAGCCGAAACAGAGCGTTATCCTGATTTTTTCAAGAAGATGGTTTCGGCCATCAAGACGCCTGTTTGCCTTGATAGCGGGAGCCTGCGCGAGGAACTCGTCGGTGAAAAATCAAATGGGGAAGATGTCGTAAGCCGCATCGAGGCGGCCTTGGGTGACTTTGAATACGGCGTATGCGAAAAAATCTGGATTGCAGAAAAGCTCCTCGAAAAAGACAAACTCATTTGCGGTGTGGTGAATGAAATGCTTCCGTTCGCCCGCAAAAATGCGATTGACGCGATTCTCAATAGCGAAGAAGGACGTGACGGCGGCATTCTCACCGGTGAGGCCAAGTACCGCTGGGTTTCGAAAATCGTGCGTGAATCGGCGACGCCCAAGTCCATCGAGAAAGTTTTCAGCAAGTGGGACCGCATCGCGACGCACCATATCAAGGGCAAGTTCTTTGCGTTCGGCATCATGGTTGTATCGCTGATCGCGTGTATGATTCTTGCGTTCCCTGGCATGGGAATCGGTTTTGGTTTGCAGCCTGTGCTAGAATCGCTTGCGGAGTGCGTGGGCAATGCGCTCGGCGTCTGGCCTGTCGTCATTTCGTTTGTCAAGCTAGTTCTGGTTGGCGGTACATGCATAACCATCTGCATGACAAGCTTTATTTTCTCCATCATTTTCGTATTCCGTATTCTCGAAGAAATCGGTTACATGGCGCGTTTTTCGTATGCGTTCGATAGTTGGCTTTCTCGCCTCGGCTTGCAGGGTAAGGCCATCATGCCGCTGTTCTCCGGAATTGGCTGCACGGCGGGTGCGGTTTGCGGTACGCGCGTACTTGATACTCGTGGACAACGCTTGCTTGCGCTCGTTTTGTTGTG from uncultured Fibrobacter sp. encodes:
- a CDS encoding DUF1302 family protein, which translates into the protein MSKFWWLAIGMAAATAFAQESPFQFNGFVDTYHAVQTKHPHDFTTSRTRLRAELRVDYENAYLFTSLNGVHNSILEDRTGVQLQEAYFNYQNDFLEIRAGRQIVVWGVADGLRVTDLISPVDYTEFMSSDYDDMRMAVDGFRIKYPGERANAEIVYVPVPRYFQMPLGEDNPWRPNLPEKAGLDFPEGPDAKFKNGDFGTRVSFFLSNLDFSISALHTHNQSPVSVVEPVSMDSVVIHGIHESMTMIGGDMSMPIGEFVLRAEIAEYFGEALGYANSLDYARKNTFNALGGIDWYAGDNWTFMVQYLHKYIADYSHNLAAEKNSSEMTFRISKELLNNTLKLSLYGVFDIDNLGYYGRASGDYAVTDQVMISLGYDHFGGKRGQLAGYDKNREIWAKAKYYF
- a CDS encoding outer membrane lipoprotein-sorting protein, which produces MVCAETLTGRDIIQKVHDRPDGDTRSSELSMTLVNKSGSKRERKITSFAMDVGKDTKQIMFFRYPNDVKGTGFLTVDYDNINKDDDKWLYLPAMKKTRRISGKSSKTDYFMGSDFTYDDVGQRNIDEDTHTFVREEKVNGIDCWVVESVPKKGDEIFSKKISWIRKDCLIAAKVEYYDKLGKLHRLLKVENVVQVDGFWAIGKMTMENVQANHKTILEFGDIKFNIPVDAKTFTVPRLERGL
- a CDS encoding MMPL family transporter, coding for MSLPKINIEKINERFGRFGEFLLGHRTILLVAFIVLLAVSVVGMKKIYVEASWDSYFIEGDPMLVETDKFKETFGNDYFVGVLVESDHSILTPDNLKLLRELSNELRDSLSYSDGKATSIADLEYMLGTEEGMEITQIVPEEIPTDEAGLAEIEKRLADKPELAKKLISTDRKQAFINIKLRPFPEDSVWKAEGEAKGEKAEAPDMKTGRETAAIIAKEKYAPLNPRATGMPYLSFEKMTYIGQEMGRIFIMTILCAIIVMFLVTRSLRGIVSPLITTFAGVIMTFGLVGYLGLYMDVTNIMVPVILAFAVSIAYNIHINSFFRKNMMLTGKRKDSVLYAMRETGWSVLFSGLTTIVALLSFLSVMLKPIRSVGILSSIAIAFILLVALTVSPILLSFGKDKKPNAKVLERGDTCMGIILDSIGKFVLGHGKPIAIVFAIVTAISVFGLTKIEPAFDVERTMGRKVEYVNKMLYVAESEIGSFYSYDMVIDFGTNDKAKEVENLKKLEQLQEHAGKYPLTKRSTSILDIVKDLDRTLNENRQDKYAIPETEEEVAQLLLLYENAGGSEASYWMDYDYRKLRLMIEISSYNSNELQKEIEDLQNFARKLYPDAKVTAVGNLPQFTAMQQYLEVGQMTSFLISVVIVAILLMIVFGSVRTGLIGMIPNIAPGIFVGGYLGLTNIPLDMMTATLIPMIIGLSVDDTIHFINHGHVEFDRNKDYRESILCVFRTAGPALVMTTIIMVATFAGFTTSKATQMFNFGFVVFIGLVSALLADLFVTPLLIKKFKIFGK
- a CDS encoding FeoA family protein — protein: MKNADFVDRLSLAEMGENRCGTVAQIEGDSRFISRIVSIGLTPGSAFTLLKNDGRSPVLVFCRDTVIAVNHKESSQIFVKVEL
- the feoB gene encoding ferrous iron transport protein B: MSEIKTIALLGQPNSGKSTLFNNLTGLHQRVGNWPGKTVEQAEGEFVFDGTTYKVIDLPGSYGLSANSEEEVVTRDYIQSGKADLVCILVDASQLERSLYMLADFVGIRMPVMLVLNMMDVAEAAGKKIDVAAIEKRLGVPVLGFSAAETERYPDFFKKMVSAIKTPVCLDSGSLREELVGEKSNGEDVVSRIEAALGDFEYGVCEKIWIAEKLLEKDKLICGVVNEMLPFARKNAIDAILNSEEGRDGGILTGEAKYRWVSKIVRESATPKSIEKVFSKWDRIATHHIKGKFFAFGIMVVSLIACMILAFPGMGIGFGLQPVLESLAECVGNALGVWPVVISFVKLVLVGGTCITICMTSFIFSIIFVFRILEEIGYMARFSYAFDSWLSRLGLQGKAIMPLFSGIGCTAGAVCGTRVLDTRGQRLLALVLLWAIPCGSKVAVVLFLASTFFGSAAPLFGIGYVALIFASFYLSSRLFGKKLVPQNERVGMIMELPPYHKPHWKMIAAMVGRSTWGIFKKALKMILMVAALFWALSYAGDGNVENTLLYKIGNAIEPVTMIFGMRWELFVSYLGGMFSKEASLGIMSTLFNHTGEAFSLVTRVAASENLGEALANTITKPEALAFLFASMFNVPCVLAMGTTYREAGSFKWLATIMGYYLALSLGLAFIGYHIGLLIF